Proteins from a single region of Candidatus Binatia bacterium:
- a CDS encoding sigma-70 family RNA polymerase sigma factor, with amino-acid sequence MERYGKAAYNFAYRLTHNESDASDLTQEAFIRVFRAWRSFKPGTSFLSWIYRIVTNLHRDELRRRKGRYQEELPESDEPQQFGSGRPLAVQPIEEYMDGYLSEPVSKALSELTAEQREIVMLADVEDFSYQEIGEVIGCSVGTVRSRLHRARGQLRKLVNRHMKSSP; translated from the coding sequence ATGGAACGGTATGGCAAGGCGGCGTACAACTTCGCCTACCGCCTGACGCACAACGAATCCGATGCAAGCGACCTCACCCAGGAAGCCTTCATCCGCGTCTTTCGAGCCTGGCGCAGTTTTAAACCAGGGACCTCCTTCCTGTCCTGGATCTATCGGATCGTCACAAACCTGCACCGAGACGAACTTCGGCGGCGCAAAGGACGTTATCAGGAAGAGCTCCCGGAATCGGATGAGCCCCAGCAATTCGGCAGCGGCCGCCCGCTCGCGGTTCAACCCATCGAGGAATATATGGACGGCTACCTCAGCGAACCGGTCTCGAAAGCGCTCTCCGAACTCACCGCGGAGCAGCGTGAGATCGTGATGCTCGCCGACGTCGAAGATTTCAGCTACCAAGAAATCGGCGAGGTCATCGGCTGTTCGGTCGGAACCGTTCGCTCGCGGCTGCACCGCGCCCGGGGGCAACTTCGCAAGCTCGTCAACCGTCATATGAAATCGTCGCCATGA
- a CDS encoding zf-HC2 domain-containing protein, whose translation MNQTHPTPEELVEYLHGELPPPQDAAVHAHLAECSPCARAYEAETSLRELVRAHARSEDRELPYRVVAAIRDAAAERTSPPAWESIRSALRPAILIPAAAALAVALYFGVSGRHSGEATPINAAYYVNNHAALTATTPFSEDAPMPAMLTSDDQTR comes from the coding sequence ATGAATCAAACGCATCCGACGCCGGAAGAACTCGTCGAATACCTTCACGGTGAGCTGCCGCCACCGCAAGACGCCGCCGTGCACGCGCATCTGGCGGAGTGCTCGCCGTGCGCGCGAGCGTACGAGGCGGAGACGTCGCTCAGGGAGCTGGTTCGCGCGCACGCTCGCTCGGAGGACCGCGAGCTTCCTTACCGCGTCGTCGCGGCGATTCGCGATGCTGCCGCCGAGCGAACGTCGCCGCCGGCATGGGAAAGCATCCGATCGGCGCTCCGTCCCGCCATCCTGATCCCGGCCGCCGCCGCACTCGCCGTCGCGCTCTACTTCGGGGTGAGCGGCCGCCATTCGGGTGAAGCAACCCCGATCAATGCCGCGTACTACGTGAACAACCATGCCGCCCTTACGGCGACGACGCCCTTTTCCGAAGACGCGCCGATGCCGGCAATGCTGACCTCGGATGATCAGACGCGGTAG
- a CDS encoding DUF4367 domain-containing protein translates to MIRRGSAIAALAMLTGSVSLAAAGPVPAAPETMLFAAIAAPSSVSYTGVVEVVRFGSHAAEASVYSIEHRAPDLTLRVYSAPSALSGDSVISKGDLSFSVDARRHRIVETRNAALDDRIAINDNYALLRANYQIVRKDDETFDGRSVVAIVLINKYNRRTAMLVRVDRETKLVLDKQEFALNGSLVGEVRFQSVRYTAAVATADFALPKQYQLVQGPTFGEPPQSPDSAVRSAGFAAREPRTLPEGFAPIEGTLVELKGVRTVHLLYSDGIRTISLFENASASTLDMTGLQTERTQVGGRTAQYAEDGAMALLAWSDTTLHYALVGELGLSELQKIAASIAP, encoded by the coding sequence ATGATCAGACGCGGTAGCGCCATTGCGGCGCTCGCCATGCTGACCGGCAGCGTATCGCTAGCCGCGGCGGGACCCGTGCCCGCTGCACCGGAGACGATGCTCTTCGCGGCGATCGCGGCACCGTCGAGCGTCTCGTATACCGGCGTCGTCGAGGTCGTTCGTTTCGGCAGCCACGCAGCGGAGGCGTCCGTCTACAGCATCGAACACCGAGCGCCGGACCTCACGCTTCGCGTCTACAGCGCGCCGTCGGCGCTGTCCGGCGACTCGGTGATTTCGAAGGGAGACCTGAGCTTTTCCGTCGACGCCCGCCGGCACCGGATCGTCGAGACGCGCAATGCGGCGCTCGACGACCGCATCGCGATTAACGATAACTACGCGCTGCTGCGCGCGAACTATCAGATCGTCCGCAAGGACGACGAGACGTTCGACGGGCGGAGCGTCGTCGCGATCGTGTTGATCAACAAGTACAACCGCCGCACGGCGATGCTCGTGCGCGTCGATCGCGAGACGAAGCTGGTCTTAGACAAGCAGGAGTTCGCGCTCAATGGTTCGCTCGTGGGCGAGGTTCGCTTCCAGAGCGTACGCTACACGGCGGCGGTCGCGACCGCCGACTTCGCGCTTCCCAAGCAGTATCAGCTCGTGCAGGGCCCCACGTTCGGCGAGCCGCCGCAGAGCCCCGACAGCGCCGTCCGCAGCGCCGGCTTCGCGGCGCGCGAGCCGCGAACGCTGCCGGAGGGCTTCGCGCCAATCGAAGGTACTCTCGTCGAACTCAAGGGTGTCCGCACCGTTCACCTGTTGTACTCCGACGGCATCCGCACGATCTCGCTATTCGAAAACGCGTCGGCGTCAACTCTGGACATGACGGGATTGCAGACGGAGCGGACGCAGGTCGGCGGGCGCACGGCTCAATACGCGGAGGACGGCGCGATGGCGCTGCTCGCCTGGAGCGATACGACGCTCCACTACGCGCTCGTAGGCGAGCTCGGGCTGAGCGAGCTTCAAAAGATTGCCGCGTCGATCGCACCGTAG
- a CDS encoding TonB-dependent receptor — protein sequence MIRRSLRHLGTALLLLVMFFGQATWTLASVTGGLTGSVVDADTAAPIAGAQVTATSPSQSVSVTTDAAGHFSFLTLGPDTYTVTVSKSGYQPTSVPGQIVFADTVQTVSIRMPKALKTIARVSAVAGGALVKSGTTADVYSINAAAQAGTAALGGGGLINQAYSAISTVPGAYVIPNQTGYYATVNIRGGDYDQVGYEFDGVPVNRSFDNYASSSASSLGNAEVQVYTGANPATSEGQGLSGFINQVIKSGTFPGYATGSLGIATPQFYHRAAVEIGGATPDRMFSYYVGIAGLNQAFNYINGNNGSEYDNWLGPVEGIVTGPFGKPFAPGWSLFWGGNGDAYYALGPVNWPNNDASVGLATIYGRNTVLNFHIGIPHRNDAGRDDVQLLYDDESLKNQFYYSANDFASSFCTGAAAQSGANCMALVNGEMASTLTGGGVPYGTSLPVTFLNTYTWGCGSSVGKTFNSAALNALGSCVRNYSFPNSINTGSPTNPAVIPAGARDQSYNDTAITKVQYTKNFGSSAFLRLYGFTFYSDWFLNGPYNTNFCNFFCPLAPDYELNTHTRGLSLEFQDQLNEQNLLSLAGSYTTARIIRDNNGFYNLAGEGNFANVVNAANPYSGYCYAPSTSGTAVVNCSANKTALTPGYSVSSVGNSCPIPGKPQDGSACTYLLSENGLNGTYSGTIPNFYGASLTDQYRPTDRWLLNVGVRLDSFGFVGQNTLAPPLGAGGTAARAFWFNAYNLDNCINNTTGAPFANPSPGAACPKGARTANVQNVPANFTFNIWQPRIAGTYTASANDVFRFSYGRYTEAPNTAFEQYNTRQEDLADYIGSHFLQFGRNSPGYPIQPPTSINYDISWEHRLKGTDWSFKLTPFLRQTQDQIQQFFLIPQNGFVSGLNVGSQRSEGLEFQLQKGDFSRDGISGLLSFAYTNSYVHYGPIAAGASGTTVLAPINNSIAQYNAYTKYCATHPGALNTMCGGSTSNGVTANACYTTTGTPVAGLPGGGCPRGDIANPYWLSAPQALVNTAQNFPTYDTFPGSLGLAAQGFGSPYVGTILLNYRQKKFAITPSLQFQGGGKYGIPISSAGIDPASGCGKPLFGDRYNASTCPGVVDIPNPYTGVFDPIGAFTEPNELIANLQLSYDVSPQIQLVGQLTNIVNYCWGGTKQPWTVSDGNVCSYSNLEGTVYPVAPYGTPGAIVNPPGFSGSQIQPFRRFPYEPQLGPAIVTALNGSYKTPLQFYFTANVKI from the coding sequence ATGATCCGGAGATCGCTCCGGCATCTCGGCACCGCGCTGCTGCTGCTCGTCATGTTTTTCGGCCAGGCAACGTGGACACTGGCCAGCGTGACCGGCGGTCTCACCGGTTCCGTCGTGGATGCCGATACCGCTGCTCCCATCGCGGGAGCCCAAGTCACCGCCACGAGTCCTTCGCAGTCGGTGAGTGTAACCACCGACGCGGCGGGCCACTTCTCGTTCCTCACCCTCGGCCCGGACACGTACACCGTGACCGTGTCGAAGTCCGGCTACCAACCCACCAGCGTGCCCGGTCAGATCGTCTTCGCCGACACGGTGCAGACCGTTTCGATCCGGATGCCCAAGGCGCTCAAGACGATCGCCCGCGTTTCCGCTGTGGCGGGGGGCGCGCTCGTCAAGTCGGGCACGACCGCGGACGTCTATTCGATCAACGCCGCAGCGCAAGCGGGCACGGCCGCGCTGGGCGGCGGCGGTCTGATCAATCAGGCGTACTCGGCGATTTCTACCGTTCCCGGCGCCTACGTGATCCCCAACCAGACGGGTTACTACGCCACCGTCAACATTCGCGGCGGCGACTACGATCAGGTCGGCTATGAGTTCGACGGCGTTCCGGTAAACCGGTCGTTCGATAACTACGCGTCGAGCTCGGCGTCGTCGCTGGGCAACGCGGAAGTCCAGGTATACACGGGTGCGAACCCTGCGACGTCCGAAGGCCAAGGCCTGTCGGGCTTCATCAATCAGGTCATCAAGAGCGGAACGTTCCCGGGTTACGCCACCGGTTCGCTCGGCATCGCAACGCCGCAGTTCTACCACCGCGCGGCGGTGGAGATCGGCGGTGCGACGCCGGATCGCATGTTCTCGTACTACGTCGGCATCGCGGGGTTGAATCAAGCGTTCAACTACATCAACGGCAACAACGGCTCGGAGTACGATAACTGGCTCGGTCCCGTAGAGGGCATCGTAACCGGCCCATTCGGGAAACCGTTTGCCCCCGGATGGTCGCTGTTTTGGGGAGGCAACGGCGACGCGTACTACGCGCTCGGGCCGGTAAATTGGCCGAACAACGACGCCTCAGTCGGATTGGCAACGATCTACGGCCGCAATACCGTCCTCAACTTCCACATCGGAATCCCGCATCGTAACGACGCGGGCCGCGACGACGTTCAGCTGCTCTACGACGACGAGTCGCTGAAGAACCAGTTTTATTACTCCGCCAACGACTTTGCCTCATCGTTCTGTACGGGAGCGGCCGCACAATCAGGGGCGAACTGCATGGCCCTCGTCAACGGCGAGATGGCCTCCACGCTAACCGGCGGCGGCGTCCCGTACGGCACGTCGCTCCCGGTGACATTCTTGAACACCTATACATGGGGCTGCGGATCGTCCGTCGGGAAGACGTTCAACAGCGCGGCGCTCAACGCCCTGGGCAGCTGCGTGCGGAACTACAGCTTCCCCAACAGCATTAACACCGGTTCGCCGACTAATCCGGCGGTCATACCCGCGGGGGCCCGCGATCAGTCGTACAATGACACGGCCATCACGAAGGTCCAATACACGAAGAACTTCGGATCGTCGGCCTTCCTGCGTCTCTACGGCTTCACGTTCTACAGCGACTGGTTCCTCAACGGTCCCTACAACACAAACTTCTGCAATTTCTTCTGCCCGCTCGCGCCCGACTACGAGCTGAACACGCATACGCGCGGCCTCAGCTTGGAGTTCCAGGACCAGCTCAACGAGCAGAATCTCCTCAGCCTCGCCGGCTCGTATACCACGGCCCGGATCATTCGCGACAACAATGGATTCTACAACCTTGCCGGCGAGGGCAATTTTGCCAACGTCGTTAACGCAGCGAATCCGTATAGCGGGTATTGCTACGCTCCGAGTACCAGTGGAACGGCCGTCGTCAACTGTAGCGCCAACAAGACCGCCCTGACCCCTGGTTACAGCGTTTCGTCGGTTGGCAACTCGTGTCCGATCCCGGGCAAACCGCAAGACGGCAGCGCCTGCACCTACCTTCTCTCGGAGAACGGCCTTAACGGAACGTATAGCGGGACGATCCCGAACTTCTACGGAGCCTCCCTCACGGACCAGTACCGCCCGACCGACCGGTGGCTACTCAACGTCGGCGTGCGGCTCGACAGCTTCGGCTTCGTCGGTCAAAATACACTGGCTCCGCCGCTCGGCGCCGGCGGTACGGCGGCGCGCGCCTTCTGGTTCAACGCGTATAACCTCGACAATTGCATCAACAACACCACGGGGGCGCCGTTCGCGAATCCAAGTCCGGGCGCGGCGTGCCCGAAGGGTGCGCGTACGGCCAACGTGCAGAACGTTCCGGCGAACTTCACGTTCAACATCTGGCAGCCGCGCATCGCGGGAACGTATACGGCCAGTGCGAACGACGTGTTCCGGTTCTCCTACGGCCGATACACGGAAGCGCCGAACACTGCATTCGAGCAATACAACACGCGCCAGGAGGACTTGGCGGACTACATCGGGTCGCACTTCCTGCAGTTCGGCCGCAACAGCCCAGGATATCCGATCCAGCCTCCGACCTCCATCAACTACGACATCTCGTGGGAACATCGCCTGAAGGGCACAGACTGGTCGTTCAAGCTGACTCCGTTCTTGCGACAGACGCAAGATCAGATCCAGCAGTTCTTCCTGATCCCGCAGAACGGATTCGTGTCCGGTCTGAACGTCGGCAGCCAGCGTAGCGAAGGCCTGGAGTTCCAGTTGCAGAAGGGCGACTTCTCGCGCGACGGCATCTCGGGCTTGCTCTCGTTTGCCTACACGAACTCGTACGTCCACTACGGGCCGATCGCGGCCGGCGCTTCCGGGACGACCGTGCTCGCCCCGATCAACAACTCGATCGCTCAGTACAACGCCTACACGAAGTACTGCGCCACGCATCCTGGCGCTTTGAACACGATGTGCGGCGGCAGCACTTCGAACGGCGTGACGGCGAACGCGTGCTATACGACCACCGGCACGCCGGTCGCTGGGTTGCCCGGCGGCGGATGTCCGAGAGGCGACATCGCCAATCCGTACTGGCTCTCGGCGCCGCAAGCGCTGGTGAACACCGCCCAGAACTTCCCGACCTACGACACGTTCCCGGGGTCGCTAGGCTTAGCGGCGCAGGGCTTCGGCTCGCCGTACGTCGGCACGATCCTGCTCAACTACCGGCAGAAGAAGTTCGCGATTACGCCGTCGTTGCAGTTCCAAGGCGGCGGCAAGTACGGCATCCCGATTAGCTCGGCCGGCATCGACCCGGCGAGCGGTTGCGGCAAGCCGCTCTTCGGCGATCGTTACAATGCGTCGACGTGCCCGGGCGTGGTCGACATTCCGAATCCGTACACCGGGGTGTTCGATCCGATCGGCGCCTTCACGGAACCCAACGAGCTGATCGCCAACCTGCAGCTCTCGTACGACGTGAGCCCGCAGATCCAGCTCGTCGGGCAGCTGACGAACATCGTGAACTACTGCTGGGGCGGCACGAAGCAGCCGTGGACGGTTAGCGACGGCAACGTCTGCTCCTACAGCAACCTGGAGGGAACGGTCTATCCCGTCGCACCCTACGGAACGCCGGGCGCGATCGTCAACCCGCCGGGCTTTTCGGGCTCGCAGATCCAGCCGTTCCGGCGGTTCCCCTACGAGCCGCAGCTAGGGCCGGCGATCGTCACGGCCTTGAACGGCTCGTATAAGACGCCGCTCCAGTTCTACTTCACGGCAAACGTCAAGATCTAG
- a CDS encoding histone deacetylase, which produces MPPQHEALRLKFVTDPLYAQHLRGVAHPERPDRVEAVGAALAARGILADRAPARDATEGEIERVHARGYVQLVEREVAAADDARYLSTGDTVVDAPSYRAARRAAGGAIAAVEVAVARRGGAFALVRPPGHHAEPDRGMGFCLFNNVAIAARAYQAATGNSRRVLIVDFDYHHGNGTEAVAGDGLSYVSTHAYPAYPGTGARSYRRGDDLVLNVPLPVGGVSTEAFVALWERLLPLAAAAVRPGLIIVSAGFDYVAGDAVGDLGIGVEAAAPIAAAIRRAAEQYCEGSVAYVLEGGYDLDALTRSIASIAATHDASQAPDATADPNAISPELRERVQALLTISQGSA; this is translated from the coding sequence GTGCCGCCCCAGCACGAAGCACTCCGGCTGAAGTTCGTCACTGACCCGCTCTACGCGCAGCATCTTCGCGGCGTAGCGCATCCCGAGCGTCCGGATCGCGTCGAGGCGGTCGGTGCTGCGCTCGCGGCGCGCGGCATTCTCGCGGATCGCGCACCGGCGCGCGACGCGACCGAGGGGGAGATCGAGCGCGTGCACGCCCGAGGCTACGTCCAGCTCGTCGAGCGTGAGGTCGCGGCTGCCGACGACGCACGATATCTTTCCACCGGCGACACGGTCGTCGACGCGCCCTCGTATCGCGCCGCGCGGCGCGCCGCCGGCGGTGCGATCGCCGCGGTCGAGGTCGCCGTCGCGCGGCGCGGGGGTGCCTTCGCGCTGGTGCGTCCGCCTGGGCATCACGCGGAGCCTGACCGCGGCATGGGCTTCTGCCTCTTCAACAACGTCGCGATCGCGGCGCGCGCCTACCAAGCCGCGACCGGAAACTCGCGGCGCGTCCTGATCGTCGACTTCGACTACCACCACGGCAACGGCACCGAGGCCGTTGCCGGCGACGGGCTTTCTTACGTCTCCACCCACGCGTATCCGGCCTATCCCGGCACGGGGGCGCGCAGCTACCGTCGTGGAGACGACCTCGTGCTCAACGTGCCGTTGCCGGTCGGCGGAGTCTCGACGGAGGCCTTCGTCGCGCTGTGGGAGCGGCTGCTGCCGCTCGCGGCTGCAGCCGTGCGTCCCGGCTTGATTATCGTGAGCGCGGGCTTCGACTACGTCGCGGGCGACGCGGTGGGCGACCTCGGCATAGGCGTCGAAGCGGCGGCGCCCATCGCGGCTGCGATCCGCCGCGCGGCCGAGCAGTACTGCGAGGGCTCCGTCGCATACGTCCTGGAAGGCGGATACGACCTCGACGCCCTGACACGCTCGATCGCTTCGATCGCGGCGACTCACGACGCGTCGCAAGCGCCGGATGCGACCGCCGATCCGAACGCGATTTCGCCCGAGCTGCGCGAGCGCGTTCAAGCATTATTAACGATTTCTCAAGGAAGCGCTTAA
- a CDS encoding tetratricopeptide repeat protein → MKQFGLIALIAIGCAVGVAATTPSAQAGLFGGGKKSTPSPSPSPSALPTASPEPPSIAIPRLVAKLKANPSDQLAMAQLAAEYLQVNRPDITLQYTQHLLQMGDKTAQVFYYDGFAEEQLGNAMAATYDLEQASNLDPTNFGVLAQLADVYIRTNRPNDAERVAKRAVTFNKAEPQAYMTLGSVYASEQHFDDARAQFEIAYAMNKKDTSALFQIATTYAQQDNIPLALQTTARALAVDPRNIQALVFRADLYAKQHDDAHATEAYDDAVVAAPTDDEKVAIMTRKADYFVQEKKDAQGVAIFQQMVTQFPKVPAGFVAYGNYLASQRQYGQAVTQWQAALALDPNSPGALLGMGEMAMQAGRLNDSVNYLKHYTQISPDAQGFALLGQAYSRVHDYSGARDACGKSFEIQRNPETLGCVAGADFELRNYKEAAQIFDALDKAAHGFLDQNPPLLYIAAKSYAGSNQCAKATAAYKRLLPMMKKGTKDYNTVHDGASNGCRPSTKHSG, encoded by the coding sequence TTGAAACAATTTGGACTCATCGCATTGATTGCCATCGGCTGCGCGGTCGGCGTCGCGGCGACGACCCCCAGCGCGCAAGCCGGCCTGTTCGGCGGCGGGAAGAAATCGACGCCGAGCCCCTCGCCGTCGCCGTCCGCCTTGCCGACCGCTAGTCCCGAGCCGCCGAGCATCGCGATCCCGCGCTTGGTGGCGAAGCTCAAGGCCAACCCCAGCGATCAGCTCGCGATGGCGCAGCTCGCCGCCGAGTACCTCCAGGTGAATCGGCCGGACATCACCCTGCAGTACACGCAGCACCTGCTGCAGATGGGCGACAAGACCGCACAGGTCTTTTACTACGACGGTTTCGCCGAGGAGCAGCTCGGCAACGCGATGGCCGCGACATACGACCTCGAACAGGCGTCGAATCTCGATCCCACCAACTTCGGCGTGCTCGCCCAGCTCGCCGACGTGTACATCCGCACGAATCGTCCGAATGACGCGGAGCGGGTGGCCAAGCGCGCGGTGACGTTCAACAAGGCGGAGCCGCAGGCGTACATGACGCTGGGGAGCGTATACGCGTCCGAGCAGCATTTTGACGACGCGCGCGCGCAGTTCGAGATCGCCTACGCCATGAACAAGAAGGACACGTCGGCGTTGTTCCAGATCGCGACGACTTACGCGCAGCAGGACAACATCCCCTTGGCGCTGCAGACGACCGCGCGCGCCTTGGCCGTCGACCCCCGCAACATCCAAGCGCTGGTGTTCAGGGCCGACCTGTACGCGAAGCAGCACGACGACGCGCACGCCACCGAGGCGTACGACGACGCGGTGGTTGCCGCTCCTACGGACGACGAAAAGGTCGCGATCATGACGCGTAAGGCCGACTACTTCGTGCAGGAGAAGAAGGACGCACAGGGCGTTGCGATCTTCCAGCAGATGGTGACGCAGTTCCCGAAGGTGCCGGCCGGCTTCGTCGCCTACGGCAACTACCTCGCGTCGCAGCGCCAGTACGGGCAGGCGGTCACGCAGTGGCAAGCCGCGCTGGCGCTCGATCCCAACAGTCCGGGAGCGCTGCTCGGCATGGGCGAGATGGCCATGCAGGCCGGCCGCCTCAACGACAGCGTGAACTACTTGAAGCACTACACGCAGATCTCGCCGGATGCGCAGGGCTTCGCGCTCCTCGGCCAGGCCTATTCGCGCGTCCACGATTACTCGGGAGCTCGAGACGCGTGCGGCAAGAGCTTCGAAATTCAGCGCAACCCCGAGACGCTGGGATGCGTCGCCGGTGCCGACTTCGAGCTACGCAATTATAAAGAAGCGGCGCAGATCTTCGACGCCCTGGACAAGGCCGCGCACGGCTTCCTCGACCAGAATCCGCCGCTGCTCTACATCGCGGCCAAGTCGTACGCGGGATCGAATCAGTGTGCCAAGGCGACCGCGGCGTACAAGCGGCTGCTGCCGATGATGAAGAAGGGCACGAAGGACTACAATACCGTCCACGACGGCGCATCTAACGGGTGCCGCCCCAGCACGAAGCACTCCGGCTGA
- a CDS encoding electron transfer flavoprotein subunit alpha/FixB family protein, with protein sequence MKHVIAYAEHRQGQTRKVTFELASEARRIADALGGKAYVVALGSGAAQLAEQLKSYPVDTIYVDEDRDVDGFLLDPVVDHLEAVAKQVGPSVMLIPNTLSGRDIAGKLLVRLGAGIVADVVDLQVEGDAVVCVSPKLGGAIVTHCALLPADYGIATVRPNAFAAVPGGGGARVERLEKPAGSYAAVIESDVEEGAGELALEEAPVVVAGGRGLGGPEPFDSLLKPLARALGGAVGASRAAADAGWVPYNLQIGQTGKTVTPNLYIAVGISGAIQHKVGMRASGTIVAINKDGAAPIAEFSDLLVVGDAFRIVPELTKMIETAKGHVS encoded by the coding sequence GTGAAGCACGTCATCGCATACGCGGAGCACCGCCAGGGACAGACCCGCAAGGTGACGTTCGAGCTTGCGAGCGAGGCGCGGCGGATCGCCGATGCGCTCGGCGGGAAGGCCTACGTGGTCGCGCTCGGCTCGGGCGCCGCTCAGCTCGCAGAACAATTGAAGTCCTATCCCGTCGACACGATCTACGTTGACGAAGATCGAGACGTCGACGGCTTCTTGCTCGATCCCGTCGTCGACCACCTCGAGGCCGTCGCGAAGCAAGTCGGTCCCTCGGTGATGCTGATTCCGAACACGCTGTCGGGCCGCGACATCGCCGGCAAGCTCCTGGTGCGGCTCGGCGCGGGCATCGTCGCCGACGTCGTGGATCTGCAGGTGGAGGGCGACGCCGTCGTCTGCGTCTCGCCGAAGCTGGGCGGGGCCATCGTGACGCATTGCGCACTGCTCCCGGCAGACTACGGCATCGCGACCGTCCGTCCAAACGCGTTCGCGGCGGTTCCCGGCGGAGGCGGCGCTCGGGTCGAGCGGCTCGAGAAGCCGGCCGGCAGCTACGCAGCAGTTATCGAGAGCGACGTCGAGGAGGGCGCCGGCGAGCTAGCCCTCGAGGAGGCCCCGGTCGTCGTAGCGGGCGGGCGTGGGCTCGGCGGCCCGGAACCGTTCGACTCGCTGTTGAAGCCACTAGCCCGGGCGCTGGGCGGAGCAGTCGGCGCTTCGCGCGCGGCGGCCGACGCCGGTTGGGTGCCGTACAATCTGCAAATCGGACAGACCGGGAAGACGGTGACCCCGAATCTGTACATCGCGGTCGGCATCTCCGGTGCGATTCAGCACAAGGTCGGCATGCGCGCGTCCGGGACGATCGTCGCGATCAACAAAGATGGGGCCGCGCCGATCGCCGAGTTCTCAGACTTGCTCGTCGTGGGCGACGCGTTTCGCATCGTCCCCGAACTGACGAAAATGATAGAAACTGCTAAAGGACACGTCTCTTGA
- a CDS encoding electron transfer flavoprotein subunit beta/FixA family protein — protein MVTVKLVPDPNAEKKIDPATKRLVRTGVETVLNPYDEYALEAGLQLKERVGGDSRVTIFSMAPDTLKETLRRALAMGADDALVLSDGELAGSDVWATAYAMAKALRTLDFDLLVVGGLTDDSSTGAVPGALAEHLGLPCITNARKIDISDGKLEVERETDAGYQIVRGPLPALITTALTFGEPRYASLKGIMGAKKKTIATIGVTDLSLDLPVGTGGSKTELRSFAPPPARGEGRTIEAADGVAGATAILEFLREKKLV, from the coding sequence GTGGTGACGGTTAAGCTCGTCCCGGACCCCAACGCCGAAAAGAAGATCGATCCCGCGACGAAGCGGCTCGTTCGCACGGGCGTCGAGACGGTCCTCAACCCGTACGACGAATACGCGCTCGAGGCCGGCTTACAGTTGAAGGAGCGGGTCGGCGGCGACTCGCGCGTCACGATCTTCTCGATGGCGCCGGACACGCTCAAGGAGACGCTGCGCCGCGCGCTCGCGATGGGCGCCGACGACGCGCTAGTTTTGAGCGACGGGGAGCTCGCGGGCAGCGACGTCTGGGCCACTGCTTACGCGATGGCCAAGGCCCTTCGTACGCTCGACTTCGATCTGCTCGTGGTCGGCGGGCTCACCGACGACAGTAGTACCGGGGCGGTGCCCGGCGCGCTTGCCGAGCATTTGGGCTTGCCTTGCATTACGAACGCACGCAAGATCGACATTAGCGACGGGAAGCTCGAGGTCGAGCGCGAGACCGACGCGGGCTATCAGATCGTTCGCGGGCCGCTGCCCGCGCTGATCACCACCGCCCTGACGTTCGGCGAGCCGCGCTATGCTTCGCTCAAAGGCATCATGGGCGCGAAGAAAAAGACGATCGCCACAATCGGCGTCACGGATCTCTCGCTGGACCTGCCGGTAGGCACGGGCGGATCGAAAACCGAGCTGCGGAGCTTCGCACCTCCGCCGGCGCGCGGTGAGGGCAGGACTATCGAGGCCGCCGATGGCGTAGCCGGCGCGACGGCCATCTTAGAGTTTCTCCGCGAAAAGAAGCTCGTGTAG